The region ATCTCGAACAGCACCATGCCGAAGCTGTACACATCGCACTTCTCCGTCGTCGGCAGCGCCATCCACAGCTCCGGCGCTGCGTACCCCGGCGTCCCGCGACCGCCTCCCGTCAGCGACGACATGTGCGTGTTCTCGCGCTCCCCGAGCCTGGCCAGCCCGAAGTCCGCCACCTTGGGCGTGAAGTCAGCGGTCAGGAGGATGTTGGCCGGCTTGATGTCGTAGTGCACGATCCTCTGCTGACACTCCTCGTGGAGGTACCTTATCCCCTTGGCCGTGCCGATGGCGATGCCGTGCAGCGTCTGCCACTCGAGCCTCTCCTTTCTCTCGCCGGTGCCGGCGCCCTCCCCGTCGCGGTAGAGGTACTTCTCCAGCGAGCCGTTCTCGAGGTACTCGTAGACGAGCGCCTTGGTGTCCGGGTCGAAGCAGAAGCCGTAGAGCCTGACGAGGTGCACGTGGTAGGTTCGGCCGATGGTGCCGATCTCTGCCATGAACCCTTCCTGCACCTTCTTGTTCATGGACACCTTGAGCACCTTCACCGCCACGGGCAGCCCGTTGGGGAGCTCCCCCTTGTAGACCACCCCGAAGCCGCCGGAGCCGAGCTCGGTGGAGTAGTTCTCGGTGCACGATGCCAGCTGCTCGGAGCTGAACCGCATCGGCTTCTCGTTGAGGATGTCGTGGAGGAACTTCTCCACGGGGCCGATCTCGATCACCACGTCGTTGATGGCATCGCATGCTTCCAGCTGTCTGTTCCTTCTGTTG is a window of Triticum dicoccoides isolate Atlit2015 ecotype Zavitan chromosome 2B, WEW_v2.0, whole genome shotgun sequence DNA encoding:
- the LOC119366006 gene encoding G-type lectin S-receptor-like serine/threonine-protein kinase SD2-5; amino-acid sequence: MSAAVIATVSAVCATVAVVMTIVVIRRCRRSRKKFYKKIMAKISEEINRRNRQLEACDAINDVVIEIGPVEKFLHDILNEKPMRFSSEQLASCTENYSTELGSGGFGVVYKGELPNGLPVAVKVLKVSMNKKVQEGFMAEIGTIGRTYHVHLVRLYGFCFDPDTKALVYEYLENGSLEKYLYRDGEGAGTGERKERLEWQTLHGIAIGTAKGIRYLHEECQQRIVHYDIKPANILLTADFTPKVADFGLARLGERENTHMSSLTGGGRGTPGYAAPELWMALPTTEKCDVYSFGMVLFEILGRRRNYDAQLEDESREWFPKWVWDKYEQGDMESIVSAAAGVGEADREKAETMCKVALWCVQFQPSARPTMSSVVRMLEGEMAIVPPVNPFHYVSGGGSSSSWALSSGTGTGTFTSSSRDTGWDSKVSAASTPRKPTVAMVIGVKSTDPVTT